In the genome of Helicobacter sp. 11S03491-1, one region contains:
- the fdh3B gene encoding formate dehydrogenase FDH3 subunit beta, which produces MSNLMPNATKNNGGFDIPDHSRIKFYCDDNRCIDCHGCDVACKEAHHLPVGVNRRRIVTLNEGIAGKEKSLSIACMHCSDAPCAKVCPVDCFYIRSDGIVLHNKETCIGCGYCLYACPFGAPQFPTDDVFGSRGSMDKCTFCAGGPAPTHSQKEFELYGQNRIAEGKVPACAAMCSTKALLAGSSKEVSLIIRTRAFNRGSQTAEIPYTWSKAYGDS; this is translated from the coding sequence ATGAGTAATTTAATGCCAAATGCTACAAAAAATAATGGCGGATTTGATATTCCTGATCATTCCAGAATCAAATTTTATTGTGATGATAACCGCTGTATTGACTGCCATGGTTGTGATGTTGCTTGCAAAGAAGCGCATCATTTACCTGTAGGTGTCAATCGTAGAAGAATTGTAACTTTAAATGAAGGTATTGCAGGCAAAGAAAAATCTCTTTCAATTGCCTGCATGCATTGCTCTGATGCTCCATGTGCAAAAGTATGCCCTGTAGATTGCTTTTATATCCGATCAGATGGGATTGTATTGCATAATAAAGAAACTTGTATCGGATGTGGGTATTGTCTTTATGCTTGCCCTTTTGGAGCACCTCAATTCCCAACAGATGATGTGTTTGGCTCTAGAGGCTCTATGGATAAATGTACTTTTTGTGCAGGAGGTCCTGCCCCCACTCATAGTCAAAAAGAGTTTGAACTTTATGGGCAAAATAGAATTGCAGAGGGAAAAGTCCCGGCATGCGCTGCTATGTGCTCAACCAAAGCTCTCTTGGCAGGAAGTTCTAAAGAAGTAAGCTTGATTATTAGGACCCGTGCATTTAATCGAGGAAGTCAAACAGCTGAAATTCCTTACACTTGGAGTAAGGCTTATGGAGACTCTTAA
- a CDS encoding formate dehydrogenase subunit gamma → MYLIKIISSLKSILFFVLFLTLSFQISYGNQGVKEPVDFSYNKKIYGTHQIEAIKNWGISSPTAGVVSGSVMQMHGVSVGALDSGDKITGIRGISGLGQIFTLLQNKFFAPIFLGIIIVVIAAFFGHYKIIGSRKFNHHGKKFKVFSKYNIFVHWGAAIPFVIICVTGLMMVFGDKLGGGLLIRSAKNIHFIATFVFIVFGILMFLMWLKPSLFKLYDIGWFKIMGGYLSQAKNPVPAGKFNAGQKIWFWIATLGGFIMAATGLIMHYFYGDINFLRLTAIIHNVLGFGVIAMLITHIYMSIFAIEGALDSILDGNMSEEELAIMHSFYYKELIAKQ, encoded by the coding sequence ATGTATTTAATAAAAATAATTTCTTCACTTAAAAGTATTTTGTTTTTTGTTCTCTTTCTAACCTTAAGTTTTCAGATAAGCTATGGAAACCAAGGAGTGAAAGAGCCTGTTGATTTTAGTTATAACAAGAAAATTTATGGCACCCATCAAATTGAAGCTATTAAAAACTGGGGAATTTCTTCCCCAACTGCAGGAGTTGTGAGTGGTTCTGTCATGCAAATGCATGGAGTGAGTGTCGGAGCGCTTGATTCCGGAGATAAAATTACAGGCATACGCGGTATTTCCGGTCTTGGACAGATATTTACTCTTTTGCAAAACAAATTTTTTGCACCTATATTTTTAGGGATTATTATTGTTGTAATTGCTGCTTTTTTTGGACATTACAAAATCATAGGATCTAGAAAGTTCAATCATCATGGCAAAAAATTCAAAGTATTTTCCAAATATAATATTTTTGTCCATTGGGGAGCAGCTATACCTTTTGTAATTATCTGTGTTACAGGATTAATGATGGTTTTTGGAGATAAATTAGGGGGAGGTTTGCTTATTAGGAGCGCCAAAAATATTCATTTCATAGCTACTTTTGTTTTCATAGTATTTGGAATTTTGATGTTTTTAATGTGGCTGAAACCTTCTTTATTCAAACTCTATGATATAGGGTGGTTTAAGATTATGGGGGGCTATCTCTCTCAAGCCAAAAATCCTGTCCCTGCAGGAAAATTTAATGCAGGACAAAAAATTTGGTTTTGGATCGCTACATTAGGTGGATTTATAATGGCAGCTACAGGTCTTATTATGCACTATTTTTATGGCGATATTAATTTTTTAAGACTTACAGCTATTATTCATAATGTTTTAGGTTTTGGCGTCATTGCTATGCTTATCACGCATATTTATATGTCTATATTTGCTATTGAGGGAGCTTTGGATTCCATTTTGGATGGCAATATGAGCGAAGAAGAACTTGCTATTATGCATAGTTTTTATTATAAAGAACTAATAGCAAAACAATAA
- the miaA gene encoding tRNA (adenosine(37)-N6)-dimethylallyltransferase MiaA — protein sequence MLGPTASGKSALAIKIAQTIDAEIFSLDSLSIYKEINIASAKPKESQLMSIKHYGINELDITEPNNAMVFRNFLDLAIKKTSKKTLLITGGSSFYLKSIIEGLSPVPTLCESQKQNIHKQINALKSPYDFLKQIDVCYAENIKSKDTYRIHKALEIYFATHTPPSLYFATHPKQPFMHPIKLYGIVCDRQKLRETIKHRTQTMLQEGIIEEIAGLIQKYPKNSQPFKAIGPKECISYLEGNITQEALENLIFIHTTQLAKRQNTFNKTQFQDITLSSKEEIFNAILNLEQI from the coding sequence ATTCTAGGACCCACAGCAAGTGGAAAATCTGCTTTAGCCATAAAAATAGCCCAAACTATTGATGCAGAAATTTTTTCTCTGGACTCACTCAGCATTTACAAAGAGATCAATATTGCTTCTGCCAAACCCAAAGAATCCCAACTTATGTCTATTAAACATTATGGAATCAATGAACTAGATATTACAGAGCCCAACAATGCAATGGTATTTAGAAATTTTTTAGATCTGGCCATCAAAAAAACTTCCAAAAAAACACTCCTTATCACAGGAGGGAGTAGCTTTTATCTCAAATCTATTATTGAAGGATTAAGCCCTGTCCCTACACTTTGTGAGTCTCAAAAACAAAACATCCATAAACAGATTAATGCTCTAAAATCTCCTTATGATTTTCTCAAACAAATTGATGTCTGTTATGCCGAAAATATCAAATCTAAAGATACTTATCGTATTCACAAAGCTTTGGAAATATATTTTGCTACACATACCCCTCCAAGTCTCTATTTTGCTACACACCCTAAGCAACCCTTTATGCACCCTATAAAACTTTATGGGATTGTTTGTGATCGCCAAAAATTAAGAGAAACTATCAAGCACCGCACACAAACCATGCTTCAAGAGGGTATTATTGAAGAAATTGCCGGTTTAATACAAAAATACCCTAAAAATTCCCAACCTTTTAAGGCTATCGGACCCAAAGAATGTATTTCTTATCTGGAAGGAAACATCACCCAAGAAGCGCTTGAAAATCTTATTTTCATCCATACTACACAACTTGCCAAACGTCAAAATACCTTTAATAAAACCCAATTTCAAGACATCACCTTATCAAGCAAAGAAGAAATTTTTAATGCTATCTTAAATCTTGAACAAATCTAA
- a CDS encoding thiol:disulfide interchange protein DsbA/DsbL, translating into MKESSLLTKFSRLIGIAVLFGSISLHAAKEGTEYMVLPDPVPNAQNSVIEVFSYDCPFCFKYSKIVPKIVKDLPKGVAFKPFHLKTKGKYGVQASELFAVLAVKDQKNGIDINSDASLFHKAEYKYFDEYHVKKNRWKDGADPQSFLKTGLDAVGMSESEFNAEKSNPAVLNLLKTWDISYEIAKIQGVPAFVVNGKYLIYTKSIRSIDHLEQIINDLLKM; encoded by the coding sequence ATGAAAGAATCAAGTTTATTGACAAAATTCTCAAGGCTTATTGGCATAGCCGTATTGTTTGGATCCATAAGCTTACATGCTGCAAAAGAAGGGACAGAATACATGGTATTGCCCGATCCTGTTCCCAATGCTCAAAATAGTGTTATAGAGGTTTTCAGTTATGATTGCCCCTTTTGTTTTAAGTATTCTAAAATTGTTCCAAAAATAGTCAAAGATCTCCCAAAAGGTGTGGCTTTTAAACCTTTTCATCTTAAAACAAAAGGTAAATATGGCGTGCAAGCAAGTGAGTTATTCGCTGTCTTGGCTGTTAAAGATCAAAAAAATGGTATTGATATCAATAGCGATGCATCTTTGTTTCACAAAGCTGAATATAAATATTTTGATGAATACCATGTCAAAAAAAATCGTTGGAAAGATGGTGCTGATCCTCAAAGTTTCTTAAAAACAGGACTTGATGCAGTCGGAATGAGTGAGAGTGAATTCAATGCAGAAAAATCAAACCCGGCGGTATTGAATCTCTTAAAAACATGGGATATTAGTTATGAAATTGCCAAAATCCAAGGTGTTCCGGCTTTTGTTGTTAATGGAAAATATTTAATCTACACCAAATCAATCCGCTCTATTGATCATTTAGAGCAAATTATTAACGATTTGCTAAAAATGTAA
- the dsbI gene encoding protein-disulfide oxidoreductase DsbI has protein sequence MIKKLWKEFISSPVPTIAKWQNKRFLWLLMAIVTLGLVFVAHFLFQDYVYMLPCEQCVYIRYAFFVMFFAGVIAAINPKKIILKIIGYILGFYGSIIGIGYSLTLNNIHHAAHSPDPEAMFGVQGCSAEPSFPFGLPLDKWFPGWFQPTGDCGFDNPMVPDGVVLEGIRKAMVDFYNDGWYLIPSHHFMNMAQACLLAYVICLVILIAMAASWIYQAIKK, from the coding sequence ATGATAAAAAAATTATGGAAAGAGTTTATCTCCTCTCCTGTCCCTACAATTGCAAAATGGCAAAATAAAAGATTTTTATGGCTGTTAATGGCAATTGTTACACTAGGCTTGGTTTTTGTAGCCCATTTTCTATTTCAAGACTATGTTTATATGCTCCCTTGCGAGCAATGTGTCTATATCCGATACGCATTTTTTGTAATGTTTTTTGCTGGGGTTATTGCAGCTATTAACCCCAAAAAAATCATTCTTAAAATTATTGGCTATATCTTAGGATTTTATGGAAGTATTATTGGTATTGGCTATAGCCTTACATTAAATAATATCCATCATGCAGCCCATAGTCCCGATCCTGAGGCTATGTTTGGAGTGCAAGGTTGTTCAGCAGAGCCTAGTTTCCCTTTTGGTCTCCCTTTAGACAAATGGTTTCCCGGTTGGTTTCAACCCACAGGGGATTGTGGATTTGACAACCCAATGGTTCCTGATGGAGTTGTGCTTGAAGGGATAAGAAAAGCAATGGTAGATTTTTATAATGATGGGTGGTATTTAATCCCCTCTCATCATTTTATGAATATGGCACAAGCTTGCTTGCTTGCTTATGTAATTTGTCTGGTGATATTAATAGCAATGGCAGCAAGTTGGATATATCAAGCAATCAAAAAATAA
- a CDS encoding aryl-sulfate sulfotransferase codes for MKISKILASILIAGCIGSLIPTATMAIGGASGPHTDYVKQGQIGEVVMNPYGIAPLTAIIKDGGYTLSNVKVSIVPKKGGQSISYQVADKHLRTHGGIPVFGLYSDYINQVNVEYDRIYKGKKDHLKETYTMYAPPLYAEVTGLPLQKGVMFSSISVKKVAPEFKDRLYFVNNLAEKNGQGTRVVWNNPTGGALEWNYYPQNFIIDTQGEVRWYMFATPIYDIKTIYHAGVMMGFKQNKDGAMSWGYGQRYVKYDILGREIFNRELPAGYNDFSHSMDNASNGHYFLRVGSSNYKRDDGKNVRTVRDVIAEVDENGNVVDDWRLYDILDPYRDVVLKVLDQGAVCLNIDNSKAGQTLTKEELAALDSSDLFGDIVGTGAGRNWAHVNSVDYDDADDSIIISSRHQSAVVKIGRDKQIKWILSSPEGWNKKFQDKILTPIDANGKKVKCENSKCEGNFDWTWTQHTAFKIDSKSKGNILYLSVFDNGDSRGMEQPLFPGDKYSRAVIYKIDQAKKTVQQLWEYGKERGHKWFSPVTSLVEFQTDKNSVMVYSATAGSEFDLKTGAFLSAPSPYINEFKWNPKSPAPEKEPSVEIQIHDTQGYQAFPFSVQKAFSK; via the coding sequence ATGAAAATAAGTAAAATTTTAGCAAGTATTTTAATTGCAGGTTGTATCGGATCACTAATCCCTACAGCAACTATGGCTATTGGTGGGGCGTCCGGACCACATACAGATTATGTCAAACAAGGGCAAATTGGAGAAGTAGTGATGAATCCTTATGGCATAGCGCCCCTTACTGCTATCATTAAAGATGGCGGATACACACTCAGCAATGTTAAAGTGAGCATTGTCCCTAAAAAAGGAGGACAGAGTATTTCTTATCAAGTTGCTGATAAACACCTGAGAACACATGGAGGTATTCCTGTTTTTGGTCTTTATTCTGATTATATCAATCAAGTCAATGTTGAATATGACAGGATTTATAAAGGAAAAAAGGATCATTTAAAAGAAACTTATACTATGTATGCCCCACCCCTATATGCAGAAGTAACAGGACTGCCCTTGCAAAAAGGAGTTATGTTTAGTTCTATTAGTGTTAAAAAAGTAGCTCCGGAATTTAAAGATAGACTTTATTTTGTCAATAACCTGGCAGAAAAAAATGGGCAAGGCACTCGCGTTGTATGGAATAATCCAACCGGTGGAGCATTAGAATGGAATTATTATCCGCAGAATTTCATTATTGATACACAAGGCGAAGTCAGATGGTATATGTTCGCTACTCCAATTTATGATATCAAAACTATTTATCATGCAGGGGTTATGATGGGATTCAAGCAAAATAAAGATGGAGCAATGAGTTGGGGATATGGTCAAAGATATGTCAAATATGACATTTTAGGTAGAGAAATTTTTAATCGTGAATTGCCTGCAGGTTATAATGATTTTTCTCACTCTATGGATAATGCTTCTAATGGACATTATTTCCTCCGCGTAGGAAGCTCAAACTACAAAAGAGATGATGGCAAAAATGTCAGGACTGTTCGAGATGTGATTGCAGAAGTTGATGAAAATGGCAATGTCGTTGATGATTGGAGATTATATGATATTTTAGATCCTTATAGAGATGTTGTCCTTAAAGTACTCGATCAAGGAGCTGTTTGTCTCAATATAGACAACTCAAAAGCCGGTCAAACACTCACAAAAGAAGAGTTAGCAGCACTGGATAGCTCTGATTTGTTTGGGGATATTGTAGGAACCGGAGCCGGAAGAAATTGGGCGCATGTTAATAGTGTTGATTATGATGATGCCGATGATTCCATCATTATCAGTTCCAGACATCAAAGCGCTGTTGTCAAAATAGGCAGAGACAAACAAATTAAATGGATTTTATCAAGCCCGGAAGGCTGGAATAAAAAATTTCAAGACAAAATCCTCACTCCTATAGATGCCAATGGCAAAAAAGTCAAATGTGAAAATAGCAAATGTGAAGGTAATTTTGATTGGACATGGACACAACATACTGCCTTTAAAATTGATTCTAAATCTAAGGGCAATATTTTATACCTCTCTGTTTTTGATAATGGTGATTCCAGAGGTATGGAACAACCTCTCTTCCCGGGCGATAAATACTCTCGAGCTGTTATTTACAAAATTGACCAAGCTAAAAAAACCGTGCAACAACTGTGGGAATATGGCAAAGAAAGAGGTCACAAATGGTTTAGCCCTGTAACAAGCCTTGTAGAATTCCAAACAGACAAAAATTCTGTCATGGTATATTCAGCTACTGCAGGTTCAGAATTTGATCTAAAAACTGGAGCATTTTTATCTGCCCCAAGTCCTTATATCAATGAGTTTAAGTGGAATCCCAAATCCCCTGCTCCTGAAAAAGAACCTTCTGTAGAAATACAAATTCATGATACACAAGGCTATCAAGCATTTCCATTTAGCGTGCAAAAAGCCTTTAGTAAATAG
- a CDS encoding response regulator transcription factor: MNLQTLNLLHNISCLLVEDDKIASIAIEQSLKPYCKNFLVANDGEEGLKLYKQHFFDMIITDINLPKINGFEMIREILSINPMQHFIVITSYDTDDNILTSIKEGAYIYMRKPLSLLELQTHLIMFSQRNNLKDDKIQLSKDIVLCLQTQIIYKNNQEIFLSPKLNKIFWLLYYNKNNIVSYDMIISYVYNDEETHINTIRMALARLKKQIGNDLIQNISNIGYILKTNSNNTSS; the protein is encoded by the coding sequence ATGAATCTACAAACACTGAATTTACTCCATAATATTTCATGCTTATTGGTAGAAGATGACAAAATAGCTTCTATTGCTATTGAGCAGAGTCTAAAACCTTATTGTAAGAATTTTTTGGTTGCTAATGACGGGGAAGAGGGATTAAAATTATATAAACAGCACTTTTTTGATATGATTATTACAGATATTAATTTGCCCAAAATAAATGGCTTTGAAATGATTCGAGAGATTTTGAGTATCAACCCTATGCAACATTTTATTGTTATCACTTCTTATGACACAGATGATAATATCCTTACAAGTATCAAAGAGGGAGCTTACATTTATATGAGAAAACCTCTTAGCCTTTTAGAACTTCAAACACATTTAATTATGTTTTCTCAAAGAAATAATCTCAAAGATGATAAAATACAGCTTTCAAAAGATATTGTTTTATGTCTTCAAACTCAAATCATCTATAAAAATAATCAAGAAATTTTTTTATCCCCTAAACTCAATAAGATTTTTTGGCTTCTTTATTACAATAAAAATAATATTGTTTCTTATGATATGATTATTTCTTATGTTTATAACGATGAGGAAACTCATATCAATACGATTCGAATGGCTTTAGCTCGGTTAAAAAAACAAATTGGAAATGATTTGATACAAAACATTTCCAATATAGGCTATATCTTAAAAACAAATTCTAACAATACATCTTCATAA
- a CDS encoding HAMP domain-containing sensor histidine kinase: MEFFNTKQFKQWGSKIIRFVVQKSYQYRIYLQKIEDYKVYLILITSVVFFVLIGANVFYQIQSFIHNLAQQNKNLIISDMKYMIESWINNKVLLLEESSNHIVKANLLKHPKEFKTFSENILKRSSFSFDSIELFLDDGKMYIDGKKFDYSTSKINPFKQEWFLKIKNSLIPSITKVDFHPYLKQEAINICTPLSIDKLKGVLCGVIKIQSLFEKIQSLHTYKAYFFITDEHLKIINHLQDEKFQNSLQNFLDSLNFSLKTNPIEINQHSITLLHLKKFDWYIGVGLDTKEILKENLKNIIWQEGIFFLCFVLLVIITNTCYEFLRRRVDLKKKEYEHILIYRSKLIEMGENLGAINHQFRQPINALSLLIQSMLLLQKDGILSEDILMQNLNLCKKSLDVLENTIEVFRKFYRYEAVIKNFNLSNCIQDVLDILGPEMNLKNIAIQTNHYQNIEVCSFETYIQQILFVLLQNAKDALIESKAKKIPCDNKILICVEEKDNLVAISITDYGMGIGEKIKANIFLKIQTSKSSNGMGFGLYFSKKIAQKKLKGDIEITSFQDPTTFKLTFSKYLNQNEGT; encoded by the coding sequence TTGGAGTTCTTTAACACAAAACAATTCAAACAATGGGGTAGTAAAATTATTCGCTTCGTTGTTCAAAAATCTTATCAATACAGGATCTATCTCCAAAAAATTGAGGATTATAAAGTCTATTTGATTTTGATTACTTCGGTGGTCTTTTTTGTGTTGATAGGAGCGAATGTTTTTTATCAGATTCAAAGCTTTATTCATAATCTTGCTCAACAAAATAAAAATTTAATTATTTCAGATATGAAATATATGATTGAATCTTGGATTAACAATAAAGTTTTGCTTCTTGAAGAAAGTTCTAACCATATTGTCAAAGCAAATCTGTTGAAACACCCTAAAGAATTTAAAACTTTTAGTGAAAATATTCTTAAGCGTTCTTCGTTTTCATTCGACTCTATTGAACTTTTCCTTGATGATGGTAAAATGTATATTGATGGTAAAAAATTTGACTATTCTACTTCCAAAATAAATCCTTTTAAGCAAGAGTGGTTTTTGAAAATCAAAAATTCTTTAATTCCATCTATCACCAAGGTAGATTTTCATCCATATTTAAAACAAGAGGCGATTAATATTTGCACACCTTTAAGTATTGACAAACTCAAAGGTGTGTTGTGTGGGGTTATAAAAATTCAGTCTTTGTTTGAGAAAATTCAATCGCTGCATACTTATAAGGCTTATTTTTTTATAACTGATGAGCATCTAAAAATTATCAATCATCTCCAAGATGAGAAATTTCAAAATAGCTTACAGAATTTCTTGGATTCTTTGAATTTTTCATTAAAAACTAACCCTATTGAAATCAATCAACACTCTATTACGCTTTTGCATTTAAAAAAATTTGATTGGTATATTGGAGTAGGCTTAGATACCAAAGAAATTTTGAAAGAAAATCTTAAGAATATTATTTGGCAAGAAGGGATTTTCTTTTTATGTTTTGTATTGCTGGTAATTATTACAAATACTTGTTATGAGTTTTTGCGTCGCAGGGTAGATTTGAAAAAAAAGGAATACGAGCACATTTTGATTTATCGATCTAAGCTGATTGAAATGGGTGAAAATCTCGGCGCGATCAATCACCAATTCCGACAACCCATCAATGCGCTTTCACTTTTGATTCAAAGCATGCTTTTATTGCAAAAAGATGGTATTTTAAGTGAAGATATTTTGATGCAAAATTTAAATTTATGCAAAAAATCTCTTGATGTATTAGAAAATACTATAGAGGTATTTAGAAAATTTTATCGTTATGAAGCTGTGATTAAAAATTTTAATCTTTCAAATTGTATTCAGGATGTTTTGGATATTTTGGGACCGGAAATGAATCTTAAAAACATTGCAATACAAACAAATCATTATCAAAATATTGAAGTTTGTTCATTTGAAACCTATATCCAACAAATTTTGTTTGTTCTGCTTCAAAATGCCAAAGATGCTCTTATAGAATCCAAAGCCAAAAAAATTCCCTGTGACAATAAGATTCTTATTTGCGTAGAAGAAAAAGATAATTTGGTTGCAATTAGCATTACAGATTATGGGATGGGGATTGGTGAGAAAATCAAAGCAAATATTTTTTTAAAAATTCAAACTTCCAAAAGTTCTAATGGAATGGGTTTTGGATTATATTTTTCCAAAAAAATAGCTCAAAAAAAACTCAAGGGTGATATAGAAATTACTTCATTTCAAGATCCCACAACTTTTAAATTGACATTTTCAAAATACTTAAATCAAAATGAGGGAACATGA
- a CDS encoding SLAC1 anion channel family protein: MLQEKGYFSYLPISLFGSVMGLSGLSVAWELASQLYGITLIVSQVVGWIAILAFVILAIAYGLKIITNFDSFCSEFKNPILKGFFGTFIISLLLLPMVIYHYSPLIAMIMWIIGVILMLLFAWHMVSFWICSKQEQGHVTPAWIIPVVGTLDIPLASHLFGFYQRVYYLNVLALCIGLFFALPIITLILSRILLVDKLPNKLMPTLMILVAPFSVGFSAYLNIVGEIDLFALSLFFLGLFIFLVLLPQYMTIIKCCPFRITWWAVSFPLSALGVSMLRVVKEFDSPYLHFLVLSYLIVFTLLMLCLITRTLKGIFNGELRELS, encoded by the coding sequence ATGTTACAGGAAAAGGGCTATTTTAGCTATTTGCCCATAAGTTTATTTGGGAGTGTTATGGGGTTGAGCGGGTTGAGTGTTGCTTGGGAATTGGCATCTCAATTATATGGTATTACTCTTATTGTATCTCAAGTTGTTGGCTGGATTGCAATTTTGGCTTTTGTGATTTTGGCAATTGCTTATGGACTCAAAATAATTACAAATTTCGATAGTTTTTGTTCAGAATTTAAAAATCCTATTTTAAAAGGATTTTTTGGAACATTTATTATCTCACTTTTGCTTTTACCTATGGTGATTTATCATTATTCTCCTCTGATAGCCATGATTATGTGGATCATAGGAGTTATTTTAATGTTGTTGTTTGCATGGCATATGGTGAGTTTTTGGATTTGTTCCAAGCAAGAGCAAGGACATGTAACTCCGGCATGGATTATCCCTGTTGTTGGGACTTTGGATATTCCTTTAGCTTCTCATTTGTTTGGTTTTTATCAGAGGGTTTATTATTTAAATGTTTTAGCCCTTTGTATTGGATTATTTTTTGCCTTGCCTATTATCACTCTTATTTTATCTCGAATCTTACTGGTAGATAAACTCCCCAATAAATTAATGCCTACTCTGATGATTCTTGTAGCTCCTTTTTCGGTAGGATTTTCAGCTTATTTAAACATCGTAGGGGAGATTGATTTATTTGCATTGAGTTTATTTTTTTTAGGATTGTTTATTTTTTTGGTCTTGCTCCCTCAATATATGACAATAATTAAGTGCTGTCCATTTCGTATAACATGGTGGGCTGTAAGTTTTCCTTTGAGTGCGTTGGGAGTTTCTATGCTTCGGGTTGTAAAAGAATTTGATAGTCCTTATTTGCATTTTTTGGTTTTGTCGTATTTGATTGTTTTTACATTATTGATGTTGTGCTTGATAACTCGCACCCTTAAAGGAATATTTAATGGAGAGCTTAGAGAGTTGAGTTAA
- the purH gene encoding bifunctional phosphoribosylaminoimidazolecarboxamide formyltransferase/IMP cyclohydrolase, with the protein MYALLSVSNKEGIVEFAKGLCFMGYEILSTGGTLKILLENSIEAKNISQYTQSPELFDGRVKTLHPKIHGGILHRRNNPNDSAQLKNYDIVSIDIVCVNLYPFKQTTQKTDDFEEIIENIDIGGPSMIRAAAKNFQDVLVITDINDYALVIQTLKNHQNTPEFRRKMMIKAFEHTATYDCLIANYMNKRFSQGMGEKVFITGSKVYQTRYGENPHQKGALYEFDNFYHNTFKIHKGEISFNNLTDMNAAIKIATNFGDAPAVCIIKHANPCGFAIKENLLASYQEALKCDPISAYGGVVAVNGIIDEPLAKQINQTFIEVLIGAGFTPQALSVFESKKRIKIFSCGENTLKFPQDKIDFKHIEGGFVYQQADIIANNEISNAKLMSQTPATKEQFQDLEIAYKIAAFTKSNCVAYVKNATLVAIGMGMTSRVDAAKAAISKAKDMGISLKGSSLASEAFFPFRDSVDMAAEIGVSAIIQPGGSIRDDEVIQSANEHNIALYFTGIRHFLH; encoded by the coding sequence ATGTATGCATTATTAAGTGTAAGCAATAAAGAAGGGATTGTCGAATTTGCCAAGGGTCTTTGTTTTATGGGTTATGAAATATTAAGCACAGGAGGGACACTTAAAATCCTGTTAGAAAATTCTATTGAGGCTAAAAATATAAGCCAATATACCCAAAGTCCCGAACTTTTTGATGGCAGAGTAAAAACACTTCATCCCAAAATTCATGGAGGTATTTTGCATCGCAGGAATAATCCTAATGACTCAGCCCAACTCAAAAACTATGATATAGTCTCCATAGATATTGTTTGTGTCAATCTTTATCCTTTTAAACAAACCACACAAAAGACAGATGACTTTGAAGAAATCATTGAAAATATCGATATTGGTGGTCCCTCAATGATCCGAGCAGCCGCCAAAAACTTCCAAGATGTCCTTGTCATCACAGATATAAACGACTATGCCCTGGTTATTCAAACACTCAAAAATCATCAAAATACCCCGGAATTTCGTCGCAAAATGATGATAAAAGCCTTTGAACATACAGCAACTTATGATTGTTTGATTGCCAATTATATGAATAAACGTTTTTCTCAGGGTATGGGAGAAAAGGTATTTATAACAGGTTCCAAAGTTTATCAAACACGATATGGAGAAAATCCCCATCAAAAAGGAGCGCTTTATGAATTTGACAATTTTTACCATAACACATTCAAAATTCACAAAGGAGAAATCAGTTTTAATAATCTCACAGACATGAATGCTGCTATAAAAATTGCCACAAATTTTGGAGATGCCCCTGCAGTTTGTATTATCAAACATGCCAACCCATGTGGTTTTGCTATCAAAGAAAATCTTCTTGCAAGCTATCAAGAAGCCTTGAAATGCGATCCTATCAGCGCCTATGGAGGTGTTGTAGCTGTGAATGGAATCATTGATGAACCTCTTGCAAAACAAATCAATCAAACTTTTATTGAAGTACTCATTGGAGCTGGTTTCACTCCCCAAGCCCTAAGCGTTTTTGAATCCAAGAAAAGGATAAAAATCTTTTCTTGTGGGGAAAATACACTCAAATTTCCACAAGATAAAATTGATTTTAAACATATTGAAGGGGGATTTGTCTATCAACAAGCAGATATAATTGCAAATAATGAAATTTCAAATGCAAAATTAATGAGCCAAACTCCAGCCACCAAAGAACAATTTCAAGACCTTGAAATTGCTTATAAAATTGCTGCATTTACCAAATCTAATTGTGTTGCTTATGTAAAAAATGCCACACTCGTTGCCATAGGAATGGGGATGACAAGCCGTGTAGATGCTGCCAAAGCAGCCATAAGCAAAGCAAAAGATATGGGAATATCTCTAAAAGGATCTTCTCTGGCTTCTGAGGCATTTTTTCCTTTTCGCGATAGTGTTGATATGGCAGCAGAGATTGGGGTGAGCGCCATTATTCAACCCGGAGGAAGCATTCGTGATGATGAAGTAATTCAAAGCGCAAATGAACATAATATTGCACTTTATTTCACAGGAATACGACATTTTTTACATTAA